ATCGAAGCTGGAGCTTCTGCACAGCTGTGTTCCCAAGCTGGAGCTTGGGAACAAGGTGAACCCTGAACCCTGAACCGTGCCCACGAGGTCCCAAGATGGAATCGTTCGAATCTCAGGAGCCCAGAGACCGCCGGGACCCCCCGGTCCCGGCCCCGGTGAGCGAATCCAGCCGGCTGCCGTCCACCGAGCTTCGAGAACCGGTCCCGGAGTTCGAAGAATCCGTGGATTTGCGGGACTACATCGAGGTGATCCTCAGGCGGAAATGGCTAGTGGCCACCTTCCTGATGGTCGTCTTCGTGACGACGCTAATCGTGAGCCTGACCATGACGCCGATTTTCAAGGGCGAGGCGCGCCTGGAGGTGAGCCCGCAGGAGGCGAATGTGACGAAGTTCGAAGACCTCGTCGCCAACCAGCTCCAGACCCGGGAATTCATGCAGACCCAGGTCTCGCTGCTGCAGAGCCAGTCTCTGGCGCAGCGGGTGATCGACCGACTGCAGCTCCAAAACCATCCGGCCTTCAATCCGGAAATCACCTCCGATGAAGACGGCGTGCTGACCACTTGGAAGAAGACAGTCCGGGGATGGCTCTCCTTCGGGGAAGACGAGCCCCCGGATGAGACGCTGAAACGGCTGAAGACGGAGAAGGCCGTGCTGGGGCGTTTCAGCGAAAGCCTTTCCGTTCAGCCCGAACGGGACACCACGATCATCAACATCGCCTTCTCCAGTGAAGACCCGCAAGTGGCCCGGGACGCCGCCAACACGTTGGTGCAGGAGTTCGTGAGCTGGCAGATGGACAAGAAGCTGAACGCCGCGACCTCAGCCAAGGAGCAACTGGAAAAACAGCTGGAAGTGGCGCGCATTCAGCTGGAAAAGGCGGAAGAAGAACTGAACGCCTTCGCCAAGAAGGCGGGCATCGTGTCCCTGGACACCCGGCTCAACCTGGTCTACCGGCAGCTGGAAGAAGTGAACTCGGCGCTCGCGGGCGCGGAATCGGAACGGGTCGCCCGCGAATCCCTCTACCGCCAGGCCATGACGGCCGGACCGGATTCGCTCCCGGCGGTCATCGATAACGAGGTGATCCAGGAGCTCCGCACACAGTACATCGACTACCTGGGCCAGTACGAAGAACTGAAAACCGTCTACAAGGACGAATACCCGAAGGTCAAGATCATTGTGGCCAGGATGACCGACATTCAGCAGAAGATCGAGGGGGAACAGCAGCGGATCGTTGACTCGCTTAAAAACGCTTACCTGGCGGCCCTCAAGCAGGAAGAAGCCCTGCGGTCGGCGGCCGAAGAGAAAAAGGCCGAGGCCATGGCGCTCAACGAGAAGGCCACCCAGTACAACATCCTGGCCCGCGAAGTGGAAACCAACAAGCAGATTTTTCAAAGCCTCCTGGAGCGCACCAAGGAAATCGACGCCAACGTGGGCTCTGAAATCAGCAACATCCAGGTGGTCGACTACGCCGTGCTGCCCCTGGAACCCTACAAGCCCAACGTGCAGCTGAACCTGCTCCTCGCGTTGGTCCTCGGAGTCATGGGCGGCGTCGGCCTGGCTTTCCTGCTGGAGTACCTGGATAACACCGTGAAGCGCATCGACGAGATTTCCGATCGCTTCAAGATTCCGGTCCTGGGCGTCATTCCCGAAGCGGAGGCACGGGAAACGCCTCAGCTGGATTTCCTGGTTCGCGAACAGCCCCGTTCCAGCTTCTCGGAATCCATCCGAACCACCAAGGTGTCCATCCAGCTTTCCAGCGGCTGCGAACGGCCCCTCAAGTCCTTGGTGATCACCAGCACCAACGTGGGAGAAGGCAAGACCACCTTGGCCACCAACCTGGCTATCGCCTTCGCCTCGGAAGAAAAGGTGCTCATCCTGGACGCCGACCTCCGCCGCCCCCGCCTCCACAAGGTCTTCAGCCGAAACGGCAAGGACAAGGGGCTCAGCCAGTTCCTCACCGGCATGTGCGACGTGAAGCAGATCATCCAGAAGACCGACATCCCCAATCTGTTTTTCATCCCTTCGGGACCCATCTCGCCCAACCCCGCGGAACTGCTGGCCTCCAGCCGCATGCGCAAGCTCTTGGAAAGCCTGAACACCTACTTCGACCGCATCATCATCGACGCGCCGCCCTTCGCCGGGTTCGCCGACGTGCTGGTGCTCGGAAACCACGCCGACGGCGTCATCCTCCTGAGCACCCTCGGCGTCACCCATCGCGAGGCGCTCAGGATCTTCCGAAAGAGCCTGCTGAACGTGAAAGGCAACCTGCTGGGGACCATTGTGAACAAGATGGACGTGAGTCACCACCACGGATATTATTACAAATATTACAAATACTATCATTATGGGTACCGATACGGCGATGAACACCGGGCTTTGCCGAAAAGTGAATAAGAGCTTGTCCAGAAACAAGTTCATCAGGGGATCGACCCGGTTTTCCGTCAAGGCGTCGGGCGGGTGTTCCGTCAAGAGGTCGGGCGGGTGTTCCGTTATTGGTAGGAGCGGGCTTGACCGCGACCTGTAAAACCGGCAATGCGGCGTTGGCCCCGGATCGCTTTCCCCTCCCCCTTGATGGGGGAGGGCTAGGGTGGGGGTGATTTAGGGTTGAGCAAAAACATAACTCCGACGGCCAAAACCCTTAGAAAGAGATTGACAGACGCAGAACGTCTTTTATGGACACATTTAAGAGCAAAACAGCTTGAAGGGCTCAAATTTAGAAGACAAGCGCCAATTGGTAAATATATTGCGGATTTTGTTTGTCACGAGAAACGCATAGTCATAGAGGTTGATGGCGGACAGCATTCGCTAAACAAAGACAGAGACAGGGAAAGAGACAACTGGTTTAAGGAGCAGGGGTATAAGGTTTTAAGGTTCTGGAACAATGAAGTTCTAACAAATATCGTAGGGGTATTGGAAGTAATAAGGGAGAACTGTTTATGTCACCCTCCCCTTAATCCCCTCCCATCAAGGGAGGGGAAAGTGGTTTGTGACCCTCCCATCAAGGGAGGGGAAAGGAATTTGTGACCCTCCCATCAAGGGAGGGGAAAGGAATTTGTGGGACTCCCAGCAAGGGAGGGGAGTCTACCCACTTGAAATGAGAAAGACTCAAAAAAAGGGCTTGGGTGCAGAACTTTTGAAACGAAAGTGTGAAGGAGTCCGCAGCCAGAGCACTGATGTCTAATGTCTAATGTCTAAAATCTAAAGTCTAATGTCTAATGTCTAACGAATGAAGCCACCATTGAGGAAGCGGATCGCGTGGAGTGTGCTTTTGGCCGGCCTTGGCGTGGTGCTGGGCGGGTACGGGCTGTTGCGCTACCAGGTCGGTACGAGAAACATTGACTTCGCTCTGAACCACGCGTCTGCGCGCCTTTTCCCTCAGACGTGGCTGTGGGAAGGTCACCGGTACTTCTACGACCGGCTGGACCCGGAAGGGGCGGCCGATGCCTACAGGCAGGCCGTCGCCCGCCACAACGTGTATATTGAGGCCTGGTTTTCGCTGGCCAAGGCCGAAATCGCCCTGGGACACCGGGAGGCCGCCTCGAAGATGCTCCAGGTTCTGTCAAGTTCGCTTGCCGAGGTGAGCACCTGGAAGTGGCAGGAATGTTTGGTGGCCTTTGATCTGAAGGAAGATCAAACCTTGGAGTCCGCCTTCAACTTCATCCTTGAGCGCATGCCGCGGAAGGTCCGCGATGCCTGTTTTTTGGCTCGCCAGTACTGGGGGAGCTGGGCCGCCGTGGCCCATCATGTGCGGCCTGCCAACGAACCGGTCCTGTTGCAGGAACTGATCGCCGGCAGAGAACTGGACGCGGCCCGTGAGTTGTGGGATCGCATGGATCGGAGCGGGCGGCCTCCGGAAAGGGCGCTCACGTTCCGCCTCTGCCACGCGCTGCTCCACAACCAGCAGATTCCGGACGCCAAAGCCGTTTGGAACCGGGAGACCGGAATTCGCCGTCCCCGGGTGCACAACGGGAGCTTCGAAGAAGAACCGTTGAACCTTGCCTTCGGCTGGAGGCTCGCGAAGCACCCCGACGTGGCGGTCGAACGCACCCCGACGGAATCCTTCGACGGTCGTTTCAGCATCCATGTGCGTTTTCTCGGAACAGCGAACGTCCACTTCCACCACGTGACCCAGATCCTCCCGGTCGATCCCGGCGCCGCCTACCGCTTGCGGTTTGCCCGCAAGTCCCGGGGCCTCACAACCGACCAGGGCGTGAGTGTGGAAGTCTTCGGTTACGCCTGCAAGGGACTGTACCGGTCGAGCGATCCCGTTCTGGGCACACAGCCGTGGACCGTGGAAAGCCTCGAATTCCAGGTGCCGGAAGGGTGCGAGGCGGTGGCCGTGCGGCTTCGCCGGAGAGAAAGCCTTAAATTCGACAGCAAGATCCTGGGAGACTACTGGCTCGACAGCGTGAGCCTCGAACCGACATGACACCTCATGCAACGCAAAACGAACTGCCCTCGCTGGACGACCTCCTGAAGGCGATCGCCGAGCACGAAGGCGTCGATGAGCTGGTGATACACGTGGCGGCCGACCGGCGCCTGCTGGACCAGCTGGAGGCGGCTTACGCCCTCATGGGCCGGCGACGGATGGACGCCGGCATTCACCTGGCTTCCCTGTGCCGGCGGCATGGGGTGCCCCCGTCCTATTTCGAAGAGCGGGTGAGGGTCCTGGTCCACGTCCTCAACCTGGCCCCGCAACCCGATGACCTCTACGGGATCCTGGGGCTGAAATCGGATGCGTCCCAGGAGGAGGTCAAACGGGCGTTCCGCAGGCTGAGCCGGCAGTGGCACCCGGACGTCAATCCGGGCCGGCCGGAAGCCGCCGAATCCTTTATGAAGATCCATCAGGCCTATCAGGTCTTGGGCGACCCCGACCTGCGGCGGCACTATGACCGGCAAAGTCGAGTCCCGGTGCCGAAGGACCCCGGCCGGGGCGGATCCGCGGAAGCCCCGAACCGCCGTTCCAGGCGCTGGTCCCGGCACTTCGGCTACCCGGTGGCGGCGCTCGTGGCCCTGCTTCTCGCGGTGACCCTCATGGGCGACTTTCAAGGGTTCCTGACCCGGCGCTACTATGCCGGAAAGAGCACCTCCCGAAAGCCCGCAACCGAACCCGCGGCGGCTCCAGCAGCGGCTCCCACGGCGGCTCCCCCGGGAGTCGCCGAACAGGCCGCGCCCGCACCCCGGAAGGGGAATCCCCCGCCGGCCGTAACGCCTTCCCCGCAGGGGCTCTCCGTGCTCCTCCATCCCCTGGAGACTGCGAGCGAAGACCTGGGGCGGGACCTCAACGTACGGGTTCCCGCCGATACCCGGCCGGCCGAGGCTGACACTCGGCCCGCCGAAAAGCCCTCGCCCGAAGAAGGCTCTAAGCCCGCCCGCATCGCCAACGCTTCGTTCAACGAACCGGCGGGGCGGACGCCGGCGCTTGGCGGGCCCCCGGCACCGCCGAATGCGGCTCCGCCGCCTGAACCGAATCGGGAGCCGGAAACGGCGCCTGGATCCGCCCCGGCGGGACCACCTCACAGCCGACTGAAGGAGCCGGAAAAGCCGGAGCGGCCGAGGCGTGTAGTCGAAGCGCCGAGGCGTGTAGTCGAAGCGCCGAAGCGTGAAGTCGAAAGTCCGGCCCCCGAGCCCCCATCCAGAAGCGGCGGAACGGTTTCCGCGGAAGCCGAACCTGCCGCCTCACCGAAGGCCGCCGCCGGCCGTTCCGATGCCGCGCCGCCGCCCCTTATTTCCGTGGAAACGACGGAAGCGCACATCTCTTCGTTTCTGGACCGCTACTGCCGTACGTTTTCCCGCATGGATCTGGAAGGCTTCCTGAATCTCTTCACACCGGACGCCCGCGAAAACGGCAAGCTCATTGGAAGCCTCCGTTCCCAGTACGAAAGGAACTTCGCTCGCACCGAACAGCTTGCCTACCGCATCCGGCTGGAGCGCTGGAGCTATTCCAGGGACACGATTCGTGTCACCGGCCGCTTCGACCTCGTGGCCCTGTTTCATGACCACTCCGGGGTCCATTCCGACGGCCGGGTGATCCTTTCCCTGGTACCCCACCGAGAAGGTTTCCGCGTGGCGTCCCTGGAGTACACCTTTCTCCACAGCGAAAAGATCAAGCGGGAGTGATAAGAAAGGCCAGACTTTAGACTTTAGACCTTAGACCTTAGACCTTAGACCTTAGACCTTAGACTTGCTTCTTGTTCCCAAGCTCCAGCTTGGGAACAAGGTGGAAACTTGAAAC
This is a stretch of genomic DNA from Desulfoglaeba alkanexedens ALDC. It encodes these proteins:
- a CDS encoding GumC family protein, which produces MESFESQEPRDRRDPPVPAPVSESSRLPSTELREPVPEFEESVDLRDYIEVILRRKWLVATFLMVVFVTTLIVSLTMTPIFKGEARLEVSPQEANVTKFEDLVANQLQTREFMQTQVSLLQSQSLAQRVIDRLQLQNHPAFNPEITSDEDGVLTTWKKTVRGWLSFGEDEPPDETLKRLKTEKAVLGRFSESLSVQPERDTTIINIAFSSEDPQVARDAANTLVQEFVSWQMDKKLNAATSAKEQLEKQLEVARIQLEKAEEELNAFAKKAGIVSLDTRLNLVYRQLEEVNSALAGAESERVARESLYRQAMTAGPDSLPAVIDNEVIQELRTQYIDYLGQYEELKTVYKDEYPKVKIIVARMTDIQQKIEGEQQRIVDSLKNAYLAALKQEEALRSAAEEKKAEAMALNEKATQYNILAREVETNKQIFQSLLERTKEIDANVGSEISNIQVVDYAVLPLEPYKPNVQLNLLLALVLGVMGGVGLAFLLEYLDNTVKRIDEISDRFKIPVLGVIPEAEARETPQLDFLVREQPRSSFSESIRTTKVSIQLSSGCERPLKSLVITSTNVGEGKTTLATNLAIAFASEEKVLILDADLRRPRLHKVFSRNGKDKGLSQFLTGMCDVKQIIQKTDIPNLFFIPSGPISPNPAELLASSRMRKLLESLNTYFDRIIIDAPPFAGFADVLVLGNHADGVILLSTLGVTHREALRIFRKSLLNVKGNLLGTIVNKMDVSHHHGYYYKYYKYYHYGYRYGDEHRALPKSE
- a CDS encoding DnaJ domain-containing protein — protein: MTPHATQNELPSLDDLLKAIAEHEGVDELVIHVAADRRLLDQLEAAYALMGRRRMDAGIHLASLCRRHGVPPSYFEERVRVLVHVLNLAPQPDDLYGILGLKSDASQEEVKRAFRRLSRQWHPDVNPGRPEAAESFMKIHQAYQVLGDPDLRRHYDRQSRVPVPKDPGRGGSAEAPNRRSRRWSRHFGYPVAALVALLLAVTLMGDFQGFLTRRYYAGKSTSRKPATEPAAAPAAAPTAAPPGVAEQAAPAPRKGNPPPAVTPSPQGLSVLLHPLETASEDLGRDLNVRVPADTRPAEADTRPAEKPSPEEGSKPARIANASFNEPAGRTPALGGPPAPPNAAPPPEPNREPETAPGSAPAGPPHSRLKEPEKPERPRRVVEAPRRVVEAPKREVESPAPEPPSRSGGTVSAEAEPAASPKAAAGRSDAAPPPLISVETTEAHISSFLDRYCRTFSRMDLEGFLNLFTPDARENGKLIGSLRSQYERNFARTEQLAYRIRLERWSYSRDTIRVTGRFDLVALFHDHSGVHSDGRVILSLVPHREGFRVASLEYTFLHSEKIKRE
- a CDS encoding endonuclease domain-containing protein, with protein sequence MSKNITPTAKTLRKRLTDAERLLWTHLRAKQLEGLKFRRQAPIGKYIADFVCHEKRIVIEVDGGQHSLNKDRDRERDNWFKEQGYKVLRFWNNEVLTNIVGVLEVIRENCLCHPPLNPLPSREGKVVCDPPIKGGERNL
- a CDS encoding tetratricopeptide repeat protein, translating into MKPPLRKRIAWSVLLAGLGVVLGGYGLLRYQVGTRNIDFALNHASARLFPQTWLWEGHRYFYDRLDPEGAADAYRQAVARHNVYIEAWFSLAKAEIALGHREAASKMLQVLSSSLAEVSTWKWQECLVAFDLKEDQTLESAFNFILERMPRKVRDACFLARQYWGSWAAVAHHVRPANEPVLLQELIAGRELDAARELWDRMDRSGRPPERALTFRLCHALLHNQQIPDAKAVWNRETGIRRPRVHNGSFEEEPLNLAFGWRLAKHPDVAVERTPTESFDGRFSIHVRFLGTANVHFHHVTQILPVDPGAAYRLRFARKSRGLTTDQGVSVEVFGYACKGLYRSSDPVLGTQPWTVESLEFQVPEGCEAVAVRLRRRESLKFDSKILGDYWLDSVSLEPT